The region GATCGAGAAAGATGAAGCGCAGCACGTTGCGCTCTTCAGGTGGAAGCGCGCCGTAATCGGTGAGCAGCACGGTCGCCGCGCGATTCCAGGCGACCACATCCCAGATGGCGTTGCGGATCAGCGCCGGGCTCGGATCCAGCGCATCAAGCACGCCCTGCAGGCGCGGCGTTACGCCTTCCTGCCTGCGATAGCGCACCTCCGGCGGCCGACCGAGGCCGATGAGGAACAGATGCTCGCGCTCGACATCGGTCAGCATCAGCGCCCGCGCGATCCGGTCGAGCACATCTGATGACGGCGCCCCGCCGCGGCCCTGCTCCAGCCAGGTGTACCAGGTTGGGCTGATATTGGCGCGGCCCGCCACCTCCTCGCGGCGCAGCCCCGGCGTGCGGCGTCGTTCGCCGGCAAAGCCGAGTGCGGCCGGGTCCAGCTTGGCGCGGCGGCCCTTGAGATAGGCGCCCAGCCGGTTTTCGGAGGTGACGAATTCGCTCATCCTGTTAGCCATTATACCATGATAAGATCACTACTTTACCATGATAGCG is a window of Rhizobium sp. N324 DNA encoding:
- a CDS encoding helix-turn-helix transcriptional regulator; protein product: MSEFVTSENRLGAYLKGRRAKLDPAALGFAGERRRTPGLRREEVAGRANISPTWYTWLEQGRGGAPSSDVLDRIARALMLTDVEREHLFLIGLGRPPEVRYRRQEGVTPRLQGVLDALDPSPALIRNAIWDVVAWNRAATVLLTDYGALPPEERNVLRFIFLDPRVRAAQYDWESVARFVVAAFRVDAARAGAAAEVEPLVDELCRKSPEFLAMWRDNDVRTHGDGVKHIKHPVLGLLSFEYSAFQVDGRPDLSMVVYNPATAEDAEKIRRVLG